GGAACTTACAAAAAGTTTTTCTCGCTATTTGTGCCGCACCGAACTTGAGAATTGGGAACGTGGGGTGAGATATTCTGGGGTGCTTGTTATGTTGGGGGATTGACggttctaaaaataaacgaaCAGGTCAAATCCGTCGCCAAAGAATTCTACCATTACAGTTGACTTTTTCATAATGCATAACGTCATAATGCATATTTCTCATAATGCATGACTTTTGGGCTTGCATCACGTAGGGAAGCAGGGAATTGGCACCCATATTGCATATTGCATAATGCATGGGCTAGAGATGCAAATATGCATTATGACAATGGGTATAAACAGAGATTTTCTGTACATTTTGGTAGTAAAGGCCGACATCAGGCTCATCATAAAATTTATTGGGTGCATTAACGCACTATCTACACAATTTTGAGCCCTTCAGAGAACAATTTCACCCGTTTTCCCACATTATGGTTCACTATTTCTTCCCAATGCAAAAAAATACGGAAAAAATACACAAGTCACGTGAGAAGCCAGCTCCATATAACCGGCAAatgcaaaacaaaaattgtACCAAAGATGTACCAAAAACTTCATCCAGCTTAGCTGCAGCAAAATCATGGTTAAATTTGACAGTTGCTGACTGGCTGCTTGTCTTTGATTTTGGCAAAAAGCACCCATTACTATTCCAAGGTAAGATACTTGCTCATTTTAAAAATAGGAAAGAGGATCCACTACTTTTAATCAATCTACACTTTCAAGAAAGCTAGCAAAGAGCCACAAGATCAACACACAAGCAAATTTCCATCCCAATACATTGTCTACAAAGCGAATGAGAGTCGTGGATTATCATTCATGTCACACATTTGGCTGAGGTCACCACAATGCGTGACTATCTTCGTATTGCATAATTGTCATAATGCATAGCTTTTGGCCGTTACAACCGGTATGCATTATGAAAAAGTCAACTGTACCGATATGGTGCGTTTCTTCCAAATGATGAAAGGCTGCTGCATTGGGCGTATTGAGTAAAATCTTGCCTAGTTTAATGCGCTCTACTCAGTCCTCGCTTTGATACTAGTACATAGTACTTTGTACCAAAGGATAAGGCGACAATTTGTAGTGGAGGTCTCATTAAGATAGGTATCCTAAGTCTTCACTAAGATATAAAAAAGTTTTTTGTACACCTTCACACTAGAGTATCTTGTCCGATATCAAGCCTGAGAGATACCGAGATAAGCCATCACTTTTTCACAATCATCATGAGCAATATGCAAGAGAGACTCGGGTGAGATGATCCGAGAAACCAGCCGATGTGGGCTATATACAAGGTAAAACACGCCTGTATTCCTGAGTACAAAGCTTGGCTCCCTGTGTTTTTTCGCTCTTCCAATAGCGACGTATCGCGTAAATATGTAAGATGGCATAACACTAACATTTTTGACATGGTAATTAAATCCAAGTTAAACGAACTACCTCAAAATGTGATGCAATACTACAAGTAACTATGAGGGCGACAGTTTCGTATGGGTTTCCTGATAATATGTTACTTTAGCGCCGTGGGCTGGATGTAGCCGTGGAAATATACATCATGGTCACCTGCTCGTAAAAGAATTTACCAATGTGAGGTAATGGATGGCAGCCTTTTTTCTTCTAGACCATCATGTGCTTGAAGATAAAGACTGATTTTGATGGACTCGGGGTAATTATCATGAGTTTGCTCAACTCCCACACAAATTACTTATCTTTTCTATAAGGCCCAATCTATCCCTGTACAAACGCAAAAAGAAGCGACATcgatgaaaaaaattatttgTATCCTACTTCCCGACACTCGTCGAAGAGCATCGCAATGTCATCAAGCAAAACGCGACTCTTCTAGATGATAGACTTTGCTATATTGTTCCGCATTGATTGCCTTTCAAATTGGCTTCAAGCCAAGCCTGCTGTGCTTTCAGATGGGAATATGAGACCTAATTTTTGGTATAAAatgtccatccatccaacgGTCTTTGACTCTACACAAAAATCATGTCTCAACACGATAAAGGAACGAACACAATATCCTTGGTAGCTTCTGAAAATAGCAAAATAAGCAACATCAACCTGTATTCTGGGCGCGCTGAAATCACTAGGCTTTTCAAATTCGATATAAAGGCAGGCCAGAACAAGGTTACTATCTTGGGTCTTCCATGGTCTTTGCAAGATAATTCTCTAAGGTATTCAACTTGAGATTTATGTATAATATCTATCTGACTTTGATTGATATTATTCAGGGTCGAAGGACGCGGAAACGCGTCAATACATGATGTTGTAGTCGCAAAGACACTACCTCCTCCTCGCAAGTCTTCCAATACTATAGATAACACTCAGGCGCGCAACCCTTTGAAGCGCCGAAAGAAGGAACTCGAATCCGAGCTCGACAGCACCAGGCATGCTCGAACAGCTCTGGATAAGTCCCTAGATACCGTCGGTGAAGGCGGCTTTGAGGCGTCCCAGTTGGAAGGAACTCTGGATACCTACTTCAGGCTGGGGCGCAAAGTGGCCTTGCGAATACTTGATATCGAGAAAGAACTGCTAGAAGTCGAAGAACTGATCAAGCAGGAGGAAAAACAAAGGAAGGCCGCGCCTTTCATTCCATCATGGCAAGTGTCAATTGACGTCCACGGCAAATTTGATGAGAATGTTCGCGTTTATCTCAAATATGGTGAGCACTAAAACTTCTCATCGTTGAACCTCAAACTTACTACATGTTAAAGCTGTACGAAATGCTGACTGGACAGCGGCGTACGATATTCGCGTTTATACCCAAGCCAAAGAGAAAGCAGTCGCCATTGTGTACAAAGCCGTCATCACTCAGGACACAGGTGAAGTGAGTGCCTATACAAACTCCGAATGTGTTTATACTTCCAATATGGCTCTAACAGTTCCTTTGTATAGTCCTGGGACGACGCATCGTTGACGCTTGAGACTGCTCAACCTTCTTTCGGCATCCAGCTTCCAACACTTTCCCCATGGCGCGTTATGCCCCGGCAAACTACCATAGAATATCCATCGGGGCATGTTCGAGAACGAAGAAGATCACCGTCACCCCGTGGGAGAGCTCAATCTCGCTCGCGGTCCCCACGCAGGCACCGACGGGTGTCTCCGTCTCGTGACAGTACACTTAGTTTTCCATACTCGTCGGGGAATTACGACCGAGAGCCTGAGCTGGTGCATCGGACTGTTTCTGTCTCAGATAAAGGCGGAATTTCCGCCGTGTTCCGTGTCCCTGGTGTTATTAATGTGCCCAGCGATGGCGGGAAACATAATGTTACTATCGCGCATTTCGACGTGAATGCAGAGCTAATGTGGTTTGCAATTCCTGCAGTGGACACCAGGGCGCATATCAAGGTGTGTGTTTAGCCAATAATAGCTTCCATGTTTTGTTTTAATGGGTTGTCAGGCAAGAATTCGAAACGAGTCTGACTACCCATTTATTCCTGGTCTCGCAAACATCTATGTTGATGGAAGCTTTGTTGCAACAACCTACATCCCTTCCATCAGCCCACAAGAAGTATTCGAATGTCCACTTGGGTGAGCTTTAAACGTAGAGGCAAATTTAGTCAACTGACTGACGCTTAACTGAATAGGCTTGATCCTTCTATACGCCTCACATACCATCCCCGAGAAAAGAAATCTGCACAATCAGGTTTCTACTCCAAGACGTCGACGCAGTCATTCACCCAGCGTATATCGGTCTTCAATAAGAGGTCTGCTCCTGTCACAAACCTCAAGCTGATCGACCGAATCCCCGTCTCAGAGGACGAGCGCATCGAAGTCAAATTGATCAGCCCGCAATTGACGCCCGTGCCTGCTGCTAAAGCCGGGGGCAaagctgctgccgctgccagTCAATCTACGGCTACAAGCAAGGCTCCTGGATCTCCAAGCTCTATTCCCGCTTGGTTGCGTCCCATACGTGTATCCGAGGGCGTTATGGCACAGTGGGATGGTATTGACGACCCGACTGGAGGCGCTGGTTTAAGCGCTGTCGGGAAAACTGGCAAGTTCAACTGGTTGCTATCGGTTCCGGCTCAGACAACCATTTCCCTTGTTCTTCATTTTGAAGTTAATTACCCAGAGGCTCTTGCCGTACAAGGTATCTGAGTGTGGTATTAGTTTCCTTGTGATAGACTTTCTGCTATTCTTTATTCAACCTTTGTAACTAACAATCCTGATATTCAATCTGATCGTCAAATTATCTGTGTGTGGGTAGAGTGAGAAGATACATATAGATATAGTAAGAGTAGTTTCTAAGTGTTGCATGCATGGGTAAGATCCGTGTATGTGGGTTTATAAGTTCTTCTACACCAAAAACATGTTGTAGAACGTGATCTATAAATAGCGCAAGCCTGACGCTTCGAAgttttatttttggagcAAACCGACGCCCACAATCTTCTAGAGTCTAAACGTCAAAAAGAATAAACGTGTTGTATTTTTGACTGTTTCTGGGTACACATATCATTATGTTACATCTGTTTCCGACAAGATGCTAGTACACTTACTCAAAATTTATGGATTATGTTACAACCGAACTAACCAATTGCATGCCTATGTTTCTCAACATGTCAAAGGTTTTATTGTATTTGGTAACTGTATGTACAGTTACGTCATTAAAACCAGAGTGGGTATGTCGTTAAGTGCATTTTCAACCTCTTACTGACAAAGTATAAAAGGCCTTCCAGTGGCGAGTTTGTACGTTacataccaccaccacccgaATCTGCTTTGCTATCCGACTTCAAATTGATATCAATCATTCGTATATAATGAACAACACCAACGAGGCCCAAAACACGTTCAAATATATCGAGGCCGCCTGCGGATTTGTTCCTGTTCCTGCGCTGAGTTCTGCAGCAGAGTTGTTGTGCCCGCTTGTACTGGCTCTAGAGGCTCTAGAGGTGTGTTGATCATCCTGAGCACCTTATTAAGCTATTCTCTAACGCGCAGGACGCAGGGCTTGAAGGAAGACACGCAGTGCTGCAATATTCTCGTCGAGACTGCATTAGAGATTGCCAAATCTATGAACGATAGCGCCAAAGAGATTACCAACCGAGGAGATAAGATATCCACCAACTTGATCCACCATATTAACGAGTTCAACAAGTAAGAAATTCGTTGTTAACCTCAAATAAGATTGGGATTTTGACTATTCCTATGTAGCACGCTGCACGACGTCGTACCGGAGTGCTATAAGCTTATGGTCCGACAGTCGACGCTCAAACGACTTCGGTggcaaaataaaaataaggAAGTGATAAATGGGTTGATAGATCGAATGAGGAGTGCTCAGACAAAGTTCCAGGTGAAGTGCTAGATGCGCTATCAGAACTTGGTCAGTGTAAACTAATATATAATAATAGGATGAAATACTGGGGATCAGCAACGGAGCCGACAACATAAGGACCGCAGTTGAAAAATACAGGAAACTGGTATCAACTCCAGATCCCATTTCGACTCCAGGACCCACGCGTAGACCAGCATCTACTGATTACACGCATACGACCACATTTGCTCCCTCTCTCGCACCTCCACCTTACTCTAAAGAAGAGAGGCAATCGATAGAATTGGAGCACATTTATGTTCCTTCGAACTCGAACGTCCAGAACATAGGGAATTATGAGGCTACCTTCCCCGGACCGATGGTCAGAGTCAGTACGAGTGGCATCGTTGTGGGAAGGGGTGCAATTGCAAGGAATATTGGGAATGTAACGACGACAGTGAGCTTTGTGTCGCAACCTGGCGAGTCCAACTAAGGATATAGTGGGGAACTTTTTTCGCCGTAGGTTCCAGATAGTTCTCGTTCTAAGAATTTGGATTGAATTTGGTTTGGTAGTCACGTAGCAATAGTATTGATGTATGGACTCTACTTGAGGCTGGAAACGAACATTTATGGCGCGTCATTTTTCAAGTCTTTTGAACGTCACTGAGGGTGCCCGGACTGCTTCAAGATATAAAGGTGATAGAAATCAGTAGTAGTCAAGTCTGAAGTACTCCAGCGACACCACCCCAATTCACTAGCAGATGAGACTTTGCGGAAGTTTTGGGCAATTTTCGCCTATGGCCGTGTCGATAATGAACATGTCATAACCACATTCGGGCCAGTGTCGAAAAGTAGCTTCCAAGGGTAGATATTCCGAGCCTCAGAGATCAACGTATTCCAGGAAACTATCAATGATGATAACGGAGATGTAAGGTTAAGTCGAAAGGACAGGCTGGTTGAAAGCAAGGCCTATCGGAGTTTAAAATTTCTCCCTTCCTGGTCCAAACACGTCAACACGCGTCTCCAGCTCTTTCAAGTTTCTTTCAGTTCCTTCCTTGACATACCAGTAATCCCCCATGGCTCTCAGTTTTATCGGGTATGTAGAGCATATCCCCCTCATGCAATCTTTGTGTTGACTCTATCTTCTCTAGGAAACCGATATCTCTTATTTCTCATTCGGATGTTCGCTACAGAGGAATTCTGGCGGGCATTGACCCGCAGGCATCTACTATTCAGCTCTCAAATGGTGAGTAAGCCGAGAAAACTCGAAATGAATGCATAATTACACTTCTGCAGTGTACTCTATGGGAACTGAAGGACGGCGGTAAGCCTTTGCAGCATTCTGAAGAAAGCGGAATCATTGACGGAGCGGACTTGCTTGCTCAGGCCTCCGAATCAATTCATTGCCCCAGTTCAGGATCCATATGCCTACATCATCTTCCGTGCTTCGGAAGTGAAGGATCTTTCGGTGGACGAAccctctgctgctgctgctgcgcccCCGCAGCACAACGTCCATGACGATCCCGCTGTTCTTGGGGTACGTGCCCATTCAATTCATTTTGTCGTTTCCATCTTTTCGAAAGCATG
This Psilocybe cubensis strain MGC-MH-2018 chromosome 3, whole genome shotgun sequence DNA region includes the following protein-coding sequences:
- a CDS encoding Protein F37C4.5; this translates as MSQHDKGTNTISLVASENSKISNINLYSGRAEITRLFKFDIKAGQNKVTILGLPWSLQDNSLRVEGRGNASIHDVVVAKTLPPPRKSSNTIDNTQARNPLKRRKKELESELDSTRHARTALDKSLDTVGEGGFEASQLEGTLDTYFRLGRKVALRILDIEKELLEVEELIKQEEKQRKAAPFIPSWQVSIDVHGKFDENVRVYLKYAVRNADWTAAYDIRVYTQAKEKAVAIVYKAVITQDTGESWDDASLTLETAQPSFGIQLPTLSPWRVMPRQTTIEYPSGHVRERRRSPSPRGRAQSRSRSPRRHRRVSPSRDSTLSFPYSSGNYDREPELVHRTVSVSDKGGISAVFRVPGVINVPSDGGKHNVTIAHFDVNAELMWFAIPAVDTRAHIKARIRNESDYPFIPGLANIYVDGSFVATTYIPSISPQEVFECPLGLDPSIRLTYHPREKKSAQSGFYSKTSTQSFTQRISVFNKRSAPVTNLKLIDRIPVSEDERIEVKLISPQLTPVPAAKAGGKAAAAASQSTATSKAPGSPSSIPAWLRPIRVSEGVMAQWDGIDDPTGGAGLSAVGKTGKFNWLLSVPAQTTISLVLHFEVNYPEALAVQVTSLKPEWAFQWRVCTLHTTTTRICFAIRLQIDINHSYIMNNTNEAQNTFKYIEAACGFVPVPALSSAAELLCPLVLALEALEGLKEDTQCCNILVETALEIAKSMNDSAKEITNRGDKISTNLIHHINEFNNTLHDVVPECYKLMVRQSTLKRLRWQNKNKEVINGLIDRMRSAQTKFQDEILGISNGADNIRTAVEKYRKLVSTPDPISTPGPTRRPASTDYTHTTTFAPSLAPPPYSKEERQSIELEHIYVPSNSNVQNIGNYEATFPGPMVRVSTSGIVVGRGAIARNIGNVTTTVSFVSQPGESN